The following are encoded in a window of Roseimaritima ulvae genomic DNA:
- a CDS encoding DUF1549 domain-containing protein, which produces MLVRLFLRGIGALCLLLAWSPIGPSLAVAEDTSDVESSSGVPAVSFAKHIEPIFRSHCYGCHQGAKQQGEYLMTDFAAMLAGGESGQAAIVPGQPDDSYLIEQITPVDGHAEMPKGNLPPLSKIEIEQVRNWIAAGAHNDQAASGPRYSAAQPPVYPRAPVIASLAFSPDASLCAVAGFHEVLLLDAKTGQRVARLVGLSERINSLAFSPDGSRLAVAGGSPATRGEIQIWNVQDRSLQLSRPFTYDTLTGLSWSPDGQQLAFACADTTVRAIDTTSGEQVLYQSAHDDWVRDTVYSHDGSHLITVGRDMTVKLIEVATERFIDNVTSITPGALAGGVNSIDRHPERDEVLVGGADGVAKIYRVFRQTARKIGDDANLIYKLPAMPGRIFSVDISPDGSRIAAAATIDGSSEVRIWKYEPEKYEPLATLPIDDASVFAIAFDANNRLGIAASDGTVRIVAGEAPAIAATWQPAPITPEAAQQIADFDAAAWTQRVAAQQQAAENQDAPAAEVVPPSTDIQALHVSPSAIELNGSFAYSQLLVTAEMADGRRIDVTRICEIEVPPFVTLETHGLLRPAANGSGVIRFALGNAVAEAGVKAAGLQSTRAVDFIRDVNPVLSRLGCNQGTCHGAAKGKNGFKLSLRGYDPIFDVRALSDDLAGRRLNSVSPDDSLMLRKPLGLAPHEGGAVMKLGDPNHAILRRWISDGAKLDLQSKRVERIELLPENPIVERIGSRQQMQVIAYYPDGSRRDVTREAFIDSGNTEIATTDRQALLTTLRRGEAPVLARYEGAYAATTLTVMGDREGFEWQPPETWGRIDELVAAKWQRMKILPSELCSDEEFIRRVTLDLTGLPPTSDEVRAFLQDERPTREKREALIDQLIGNPAFIQYWTNKWADLLQVNRKFLGVEGSTKFRAWIEAAVKENRPYDEFAAQIVTASGSNNENPAASYYKILRDPEATVENTTHLFLGIRFNCNKCHDHPFERWTQDQYYQTAAFFGHVGLKKDPVSKDRKIGGTAVEGAKPLYEEVFDKPSGEVLHARTNQPVEAIFPYEAEYTVDENATRRQRLAAWMTSPDNRYFARSYANRMWGYLTGVGLIEPIDDIRAGNPPTNPELLDYLTQQFVASEFNVRKLMREICTSRTYQLSVATHRWNADDTQNYAHATPRRLPAEVLFDAVHAVTGATSQIPGVPKGTRAAALSDAGVELPDGFLGNLGRPVRESACECERSTDLQLGPIMALVSGPTVGQAIADQENDLANLVETLSDDQALVEELFLRILGRMPTADDHEAFAMVREQIEADHRMLAEKLQAKEAWWKEERALREAKRLENIADFDNQMTELLASIQPEMDRLAAERQAKIDAATVALEESQQQLQTRLQQWLDEHATSAEWHPLRATALAASNKAVLRSGQDRSITAEGSKEKGIYTVTVKTQLSGITGFRLEALPVPELPGGGPGLPANGNFVVTEFQATAAPADQPDKAVAVKFKTTAADFSQNGFSPAAMVDGKTNDQGGWAVSPAGGHVHWATLQTAEPISHPAGTVLTFKLHQFHNAKEHRLARFRISATTDAGELPLGLPESFQATQLAPEAERSEAEQKTLLTYFEKIDADLPVKRAALAAAKTPVPEDPRVTTLKRRLEFWKQETPDDPLLVQLRADIKQSQTQLENLRLTAAEDLTWALINSPAFLFNR; this is translated from the coding sequence ATGCTGGTTCGATTGTTTTTGAGGGGCATCGGGGCACTTTGTTTACTGTTGGCTTGGTCGCCGATCGGTCCATCTTTGGCGGTGGCGGAGGATACGTCGGACGTGGAGTCGTCGAGCGGCGTGCCGGCGGTCAGTTTTGCCAAGCACATCGAGCCGATTTTTCGCTCCCACTGTTACGGTTGCCACCAAGGTGCGAAGCAGCAGGGCGAGTACCTGATGACGGACTTTGCCGCCATGTTGGCCGGTGGAGAAAGCGGTCAGGCGGCGATCGTGCCGGGCCAACCCGACGACAGTTACTTGATCGAACAGATCACTCCGGTCGACGGGCATGCGGAGATGCCCAAGGGCAACCTGCCACCGTTGTCGAAGATCGAGATCGAGCAGGTCCGCAACTGGATTGCCGCCGGCGCACACAACGACCAAGCTGCCAGCGGACCGAGGTACAGCGCCGCCCAGCCACCGGTTTACCCCCGCGCTCCGGTGATCGCGTCGCTGGCTTTTTCGCCCGACGCCAGCCTCTGTGCGGTGGCCGGGTTTCACGAGGTGTTGCTGTTGGACGCGAAAACGGGCCAGCGGGTGGCGCGACTGGTGGGCTTGAGCGAGCGGATTAATTCGCTCGCGTTTTCACCCGATGGCAGTCGACTGGCGGTGGCCGGGGGCTCGCCGGCGACACGCGGTGAAATTCAGATTTGGAACGTTCAGGATCGGTCGCTGCAATTGTCGCGGCCGTTTACCTACGACACGCTGACGGGACTTAGCTGGTCACCCGACGGCCAGCAACTTGCTTTTGCCTGTGCCGATACGACGGTCCGTGCCATCGATACGACCAGCGGCGAGCAGGTGCTGTACCAGAGCGCCCACGACGATTGGGTTCGTGACACGGTCTATTCGCACGATGGTTCGCACCTGATCACCGTCGGCCGCGACATGACGGTGAAGTTGATCGAAGTCGCCACCGAACGGTTTATTGACAACGTTACCTCGATCACGCCGGGAGCGTTGGCCGGGGGAGTCAATTCGATCGATCGACATCCCGAACGTGACGAAGTGCTCGTGGGCGGCGCCGACGGGGTTGCCAAAATCTATCGCGTGTTTCGGCAGACGGCTCGCAAGATCGGCGACGATGCCAACTTAATCTACAAACTGCCAGCCATGCCGGGACGGATCTTCAGCGTCGACATCAGCCCCGATGGTTCTCGCATCGCCGCCGCCGCGACCATCGACGGTAGCAGCGAAGTGCGGATCTGGAAGTATGAACCCGAAAAGTACGAGCCGTTGGCGACGCTGCCGATCGACGACGCTTCGGTATTCGCCATCGCCTTTGATGCCAACAATCGACTGGGCATTGCGGCTTCCGACGGCACGGTGCGGATCGTTGCCGGTGAAGCTCCGGCCATCGCGGCAACTTGGCAGCCCGCGCCGATCACGCCCGAAGCGGCGCAGCAAATCGCCGACTTTGATGCCGCGGCTTGGACGCAGCGTGTGGCCGCGCAGCAGCAGGCAGCCGAGAACCAAGACGCTCCGGCGGCCGAGGTGGTCCCGCCCAGCACCGACATCCAGGCTCTGCATGTCTCGCCCTCGGCGATCGAATTAAACGGCTCGTTCGCGTATTCCCAGTTATTGGTCACGGCGGAAATGGCCGATGGCCGGCGGATCGATGTCACGCGGATTTGCGAAATCGAGGTGCCACCCTTTGTTACCCTCGAAACCCACGGCTTGCTGCGACCGGCCGCCAATGGCAGCGGCGTGATTCGGTTTGCGTTGGGCAATGCCGTGGCCGAAGCCGGCGTCAAGGCCGCGGGACTGCAGTCCACTCGGGCGGTTGATTTCATTCGCGACGTGAACCCCGTGCTGTCACGGTTGGGCTGTAACCAGGGTACCTGCCATGGGGCGGCCAAGGGCAAAAACGGCTTCAAGCTTTCGCTCCGCGGTTATGATCCGATCTTTGATGTGCGAGCGTTGTCGGACGACCTGGCCGGTCGGCGGCTGAATTCGGTTTCCCCCGATGACAGTTTGATGCTCCGCAAACCGCTGGGCTTGGCACCGCACGAAGGCGGTGCGGTGATGAAACTGGGGGATCCCAATCATGCCATCCTGCGTCGCTGGATTTCTGACGGAGCCAAACTGGATCTGCAATCCAAGCGAGTCGAACGCATCGAACTGCTGCCCGAAAACCCCATCGTCGAACGGATCGGCTCGCGGCAACAGATGCAAGTCATCGCGTATTACCCCGATGGCAGCCGCCGCGATGTGACGCGTGAGGCGTTTATCGATAGCGGCAACACCGAAATCGCTACGACGGATCGCCAGGCCCTGCTGACAACCTTGCGGCGCGGCGAAGCTCCCGTGCTGGCACGTTACGAAGGCGCTTACGCGGCCACCACCTTAACGGTGATGGGCGACCGCGAGGGGTTCGAGTGGCAGCCGCCGGAAACCTGGGGCCGCATCGACGAACTGGTCGCTGCAAAATGGCAGCGAATGAAAATCTTGCCCAGCGAGCTGTGCAGCGACGAAGAATTTATCCGCCGCGTCACCTTGGACCTGACCGGTTTGCCGCCGACCTCGGATGAGGTCCGGGCTTTCCTGCAAGACGAACGGCCGACGCGGGAAAAACGCGAAGCCTTGATCGATCAATTGATCGGCAACCCGGCGTTTATCCAGTATTGGACCAACAAGTGGGCAGACCTGTTGCAGGTCAATCGCAAGTTCTTGGGCGTGGAGGGCTCCACCAAATTTCGAGCCTGGATCGAAGCTGCGGTGAAGGAGAATCGCCCCTATGACGAATTCGCCGCCCAGATCGTCACAGCCAGCGGATCCAACAACGAAAACCCCGCCGCGTCCTATTACAAGATTCTGCGCGATCCCGAAGCGACCGTCGAAAACACCACCCACCTGTTTCTTGGCATCCGTTTCAATTGCAATAAATGCCATGACCACCCGTTTGAACGTTGGACGCAGGATCAGTACTACCAAACGGCGGCATTCTTCGGGCATGTGGGCCTGAAAAAGGATCCGGTCAGCAAGGATCGAAAGATCGGTGGTACGGCGGTCGAGGGAGCCAAGCCGCTGTACGAAGAGGTGTTTGACAAACCCAGCGGCGAAGTGCTGCATGCGCGCACTAATCAACCGGTGGAAGCCATCTTCCCCTACGAAGCGGAATACACCGTTGATGAGAATGCCACCCGTCGCCAGCGCTTAGCCGCTTGGATGACTTCGCCGGACAACCGCTACTTCGCCCGCAGCTATGCCAACCGGATGTGGGGCTATTTGACCGGTGTAGGCCTGATCGAACCGATCGATGACATCCGCGCCGGCAATCCGCCCACCAACCCAGAATTGCTCGATTACCTCACGCAGCAGTTCGTCGCCAGTGAGTTTAACGTTCGCAAACTGATGCGAGAGATCTGTACCAGTCGGACGTATCAATTGTCGGTGGCCACGCATCGCTGGAACGCCGATGACACACAGAACTACGCCCATGCCACGCCGCGTCGCTTGCCGGCTGAAGTCTTGTTTGACGCGGTGCACGCTGTGACGGGCGCCACGTCGCAGATTCCTGGAGTGCCGAAAGGAACGCGAGCCGCGGCGTTGTCGGACGCCGGCGTGGAGTTGCCCGATGGATTTTTGGGTAACCTGGGCCGTCCGGTTCGAGAGAGCGCCTGTGAATGTGAGCGTTCCACGGATTTGCAGTTAGGACCGATCATGGCGTTGGTCAGCGGACCCACCGTGGGCCAAGCGATTGCCGACCAAGAAAATGATCTGGCCAACTTGGTGGAAACTCTGTCCGACGATCAAGCTTTGGTCGAGGAACTGTTTCTGCGGATTTTGGGACGCATGCCCACCGCTGATGATCACGAGGCTTTCGCCATGGTTCGCGAACAGATCGAAGCCGACCATCGGATGCTTGCCGAAAAGTTGCAAGCCAAAGAGGCTTGGTGGAAAGAAGAACGGGCCCTGCGCGAAGCGAAGCGTCTGGAAAATATCGCCGATTTTGATAACCAGATGACCGAGTTATTGGCCAGCATCCAACCCGAAATGGATCGTCTGGCGGCCGAACGGCAGGCCAAGATCGATGCCGCCACGGTGGCTTTGGAGGAGTCGCAGCAGCAACTGCAAACACGTCTGCAGCAGTGGTTGGACGAACACGCCACATCCGCCGAATGGCACCCCTTACGAGCGACCGCGTTGGCCGCGTCCAACAAGGCCGTGCTCCGCAGCGGGCAAGATCGTTCGATCACCGCGGAAGGTTCTAAAGAGAAAGGCATCTACACCGTCACCGTAAAGACCCAGCTGAGCGGGATCACCGGCTTTCGACTGGAAGCCTTGCCCGTACCGGAACTGCCCGGCGGCGGCCCCGGTTTGCCAGCCAACGGGAATTTTGTGGTCACGGAATTTCAAGCCACCGCAGCCCCGGCCGACCAACCTGACAAAGCCGTAGCGGTGAAGTTCAAAACGACGGCGGCGGATTTTTCGCAGAACGGGTTCTCACCGGCGGCCATGGTCGACGGCAAAACCAATGACCAGGGAGGCTGGGCCGTTTCGCCCGCCGGTGGACATGTGCACTGGGCCACGCTGCAAACCGCCGAACCGATCTCGCACCCCGCGGGCACGGTGCTGACATTTAAACTGCACCAGTTCCATAACGCCAAGGAGCATCGGTTGGCTCGCTTCCGCATCAGTGCGACCACCGATGCCGGCGAACTGCCGCTGGGGCTGCCCGAATCTTTCCAAGCCACGCAGCTCGCGCCGGAAGCGGAACGCAGCGAAGCCGAGCAGAAAACGCTGCTTACGTATTTCGAAAAAATCGATGCCGACCTGCCCGTCAAACGCGCCGCCCTGGCGGCCGCCAAGACTCCGGTACCCGAAGACCCACGTGTGACCACGCTCAAACGTCGGTTGGAATTCTGGAAACAGGAAACCCCCGACGATCCGCTGCTGGTGCAGCTGCGGGCCGATATCAAACAGAGTCAAACGCAACTTGAAAATCTGCGTCTGACCGCAGCCGAAGACCTGACCTGGGCGCTGATCAACAGCCCCGCGTTTTTGTTCAATCGTTAG
- a CDS encoding succinylglutamate desuccinylase/aspartoacylase family protein, with the protein MPASPDLQHWYGHDVAPGQSVNTELVVTESYSSRDVVIPIQVRRGAKPGPTMFVSAALHGDELNGTGAIRSMLADPDWTLTAGTLLMIPVMNVLGFERHSRYLPDRRDLNRCFPGTAGGSMASRLAKVIFDSLLQRCDYGVDLHTAAVRRTNFPNVRADLNHPDCLRMAEAFGAGIILHGKGPKGSLRREATKAGCPTIIIEGGEVWKVESSVADCMTRGVYNVLKELDMMDGEPDIPDTQATIRETKWVRAERGGFIAMHVAPGDSIVKGQAIATNSNLLAEDQNRLEAPFSGIIIGMTTLPAVQPGEPVVHIGRLSSPKSARRHTKQVAGDEIQRTAHEHLATNIQVVEASEPEDES; encoded by the coding sequence ATGCCCGCATCGCCCGATTTGCAACATTGGTATGGCCACGACGTGGCCCCCGGCCAAAGCGTCAACACCGAATTGGTGGTGACCGAAAGTTACAGCAGTCGCGACGTGGTGATCCCGATTCAAGTCCGGCGGGGCGCCAAACCCGGCCCCACCATGTTCGTCTCGGCCGCCTTGCACGGCGACGAGCTGAACGGCACCGGGGCAATCCGCAGCATGCTGGCCGATCCCGATTGGACGCTCACCGCCGGCACCTTATTGATGATCCCGGTGATGAATGTGCTGGGATTCGAGCGGCATTCACGCTACCTTCCCGATCGCCGCGACCTGAACCGCTGCTTCCCGGGTACGGCCGGCGGATCGATGGCGTCACGGCTGGCAAAAGTCATTTTTGATTCGCTGCTCCAACGCTGCGACTACGGCGTGGACCTGCATACCGCAGCGGTCCGCCGCACCAACTTTCCCAATGTCCGTGCGGACCTAAACCATCCCGATTGCCTACGGATGGCGGAAGCCTTTGGGGCGGGGATCATCTTGCATGGCAAAGGCCCCAAGGGTTCGTTGCGACGGGAGGCCACCAAAGCGGGCTGCCCGACGATCATTATCGAAGGCGGCGAAGTCTGGAAAGTCGAATCCTCGGTTGCCGACTGCATGACCCGCGGTGTGTATAACGTGCTGAAAGAGCTGGACATGATGGACGGGGAACCGGACATCCCCGATACCCAGGCCACGATCCGCGAAACCAAATGGGTGCGTGCCGAACGCGGCGGCTTTATCGCCATGCACGTGGCCCCCGGCGACAGCATCGTCAAGGGCCAAGCCATCGCCACCAACAGCAACCTGCTGGCGGAAGATCAAAACCGCTTGGAAGCTCCGTTCTCCGGCATCATCATCGGCATGACCACGCTGCCCGCCGTGCAACCCGGCGAACCGGTTGTGCACATCGGCCGACTGTCCAGCCCCAAGTCGGCGCGGCGTCACACCAAACAAGTCGCCGGCGACGAAATTCAACGCACCGCCCACGAACACCTGGCCACCAACATCCAAGTTGTCGAAGCCTCCGAACCGGAAGACGAATCGTAG
- a CDS encoding transposase, which translates to MSPKVFDRFVDKAPFAVMTRILAQDFIGSDLNRIFDDNRELQYDYIATFQAVAATVADVALNFSENFNQAYKEHKEELGVSRQSFYAKTRGIEPAVSEAMVAHSAERAAKMHDALGFEPWEVLPGYRCLSIDGNVLAKSDKRLKELREVKGAPMPGKIVARFDLQRQIFDRTYVLLDGHSQESKCCDRIVDDLVAKDVIIADRHYCVVSFMVKIAAASGFFVIRQHGRLKGVLLGKRKRIGRISTGVVYEQKMKLTAADDAMVVRRMTVELDQPTRDGDQVIHVLTNLPNDVLATDVAELYRHRWEVETAFNVLQMTLTCEHSGIGHPCAATFLFCSSVLAFNLRQTIFATLFSTHDEEDVEEVSHFHLSKNVSDKTEGMLIAITEDEWTELIPSTIKGVVTLLTRIASKIALADFRKSRRAPKKKKPHRSRNVASSHVSTAKLLGLT; encoded by the coding sequence ATGTCACCCAAGGTTTTTGATCGTTTCGTTGACAAGGCACCATTTGCTGTCATGACCAGGATCCTCGCACAAGATTTTATCGGGAGCGATCTGAATCGAATCTTTGATGACAATCGTGAGCTGCAGTACGACTACATTGCGACGTTTCAGGCAGTGGCAGCGACCGTCGCCGATGTAGCCCTCAATTTCAGCGAAAACTTTAACCAAGCGTATAAAGAACACAAAGAGGAACTTGGGGTAAGCCGGCAGTCCTTTTATGCCAAGACCAGAGGCATCGAGCCAGCGGTCAGCGAAGCCATGGTGGCACATTCCGCAGAGCGGGCGGCCAAAATGCATGATGCCTTGGGATTTGAACCCTGGGAGGTGCTGCCCGGTTATCGGTGCCTAAGCATTGATGGGAATGTGCTGGCGAAGTCTGACAAACGATTGAAAGAGCTCAGGGAAGTCAAAGGCGCTCCCATGCCCGGCAAGATCGTCGCGAGATTTGATTTGCAACGACAGATCTTTGATCGCACATACGTACTGCTTGACGGCCACTCGCAGGAGTCGAAGTGTTGCGACCGGATCGTCGATGATCTTGTTGCCAAGGATGTGATCATCGCCGATCGCCATTACTGCGTTGTTTCGTTTATGGTCAAGATCGCAGCAGCCAGTGGCTTCTTTGTGATTCGCCAACACGGGCGTTTGAAAGGCGTTTTATTGGGGAAACGTAAACGTATTGGTCGTATCAGCACCGGAGTAGTCTATGAACAAAAGATGAAACTCACTGCTGCGGATGACGCCATGGTGGTTCGTCGAATGACTGTCGAACTTGACCAACCGACCCGCGACGGTGACCAAGTGATTCACGTACTAACCAACCTCCCCAATGACGTCCTGGCTACGGATGTAGCTGAACTGTATCGCCATCGCTGGGAAGTAGAAACCGCGTTTAACGTGCTGCAGATGACACTCACTTGTGAGCACTCAGGGATCGGTCACCCTTGCGCAGCGACATTTCTATTCTGCTCGTCCGTCCTTGCGTTCAATTTGCGGCAAACGATCTTTGCCACTTTGTTTTCAACTCACGACGAAGAAGATGTTGAAGAAGTAAGCCACTTTCATCTTTCGAAGAACGTTTCCGATAAAACCGAAGGCATGCTCATTGCGATTACCGAAGACGAATGGACCGAACTAATTCCATCAACAATCAAAGGAGTTGTCACGTTGCTAACAAGGATCGCAAGCAAAATCGCCCTAGCTGACTTTCGCAAATCCAGACGTGCCCCAAAGAAGAAAAAGCCGCACCGATCAAGGAACGTTGCTTCATCGCACGTTTCTACGGCTAAACTACTTGGCTTGACATAA
- a CDS encoding S46 family peptidase: MLNCQTLLLTGLLAVAAVPSWVSADEGMWLFNDLPLKHLKTKYGFQPSDQWAEHLRLSAVRFNSGGSGSFVSSDGLVLTNHHVAADTLHKLSTPERNIIEDGFLARSIEEELAAPDLELNQLVAIEDVTQRVRSAVNDEMSADDAAQARRAVISTIEKESLDDTGLRSDVVTLYGGAEYHLYRYKKYTDVRLVWAPETKAAFFGGDADNFEYPRYNLDATLMRVYEDGKPAQLDNFLHWSETPVADGDLVFVAGNPGRTQRIFTVDALKYLRDQRLPYVLDYLRRKEIMLQQYSLEGAEQKRRARDELFGIQNARKAYTGMLAGLQDPATIASKRGREDRLLAAIGADESLQSKAAAWEEISRLQQEKAKLLGQTTGFQSRLYDLAETLVLLAAEDQKPNAQRLREYGDAGRESLLQGVLSEAPIYDDLERAKLADELSRFVEQRGADNLLVTQVLAGKSPRERAGDLVAATTLGDVKVRQALVDGGRAAVLASEDPLIGLALLLEPEYRKLRKRREELEEQERQAYAAITEAVAAVEGTDTYPDATFTLRLAFGTVSGYEENGETIHPWTVMSGAYEHARQHKGQEDFDLPESWMDAEDQVDGDTQLNFVCTADIIGGNSGSPVVNREGELVGLIFDGNIQSLTSDYLYSDVQGRAVSVAAVGIREALRSIYKAPELADALGR, translated from the coding sequence ATGCTGAATTGTCAAACGTTGTTGCTAACCGGTCTGTTGGCTGTGGCCGCGGTCCCTTCTTGGGTATCTGCTGATGAAGGCATGTGGTTGTTTAACGACCTGCCGCTGAAGCATTTAAAGACCAAATATGGATTTCAGCCCAGCGACCAGTGGGCCGAGCATCTGCGGTTGTCGGCCGTGCGGTTCAACTCCGGCGGTTCCGGATCCTTTGTTTCCAGTGACGGCTTGGTGCTGACCAACCACCATGTGGCTGCCGATACGCTGCACAAGCTCAGCACGCCCGAACGGAACATCATCGAAGACGGCTTTCTGGCCCGGTCGATTGAAGAGGAGTTGGCAGCGCCCGACCTGGAACTGAATCAGTTGGTAGCCATCGAAGACGTCACTCAGCGGGTTCGGTCCGCGGTCAACGACGAGATGTCGGCCGACGACGCCGCGCAAGCTCGCCGCGCGGTGATTTCGACCATCGAAAAGGAGTCGCTCGACGACACCGGACTGCGCAGCGATGTGGTCACGTTGTACGGAGGCGCTGAATACCATCTGTATCGCTACAAGAAATACACCGACGTGCGGCTGGTGTGGGCTCCGGAAACCAAGGCGGCGTTCTTTGGTGGCGACGCGGATAACTTTGAATATCCCCGTTACAACTTGGACGCCACCTTGATGCGAGTCTACGAAGACGGCAAACCGGCGCAATTAGACAACTTCTTGCACTGGAGCGAGACGCCGGTGGCTGATGGTGATTTGGTGTTTGTGGCCGGCAACCCCGGCCGCACGCAACGAATCTTTACCGTTGACGCACTAAAATATCTCCGCGACCAGCGACTGCCTTACGTGCTGGACTACCTGCGTCGCAAAGAGATCATGTTGCAGCAATACAGTTTGGAAGGGGCCGAACAGAAACGCCGCGCCCGCGATGAATTGTTCGGCATTCAGAACGCTCGCAAGGCCTACACGGGGATGCTGGCGGGCTTGCAAGATCCGGCCACCATCGCCAGCAAACGCGGCCGCGAAGACCGCTTGTTGGCAGCCATCGGCGCCGATGAAAGTTTGCAGTCCAAGGCCGCCGCTTGGGAGGAAATCTCGCGACTGCAGCAGGAGAAGGCCAAGCTGTTGGGGCAAACGACCGGATTCCAATCGCGTCTGTACGATCTGGCAGAGACGCTCGTTTTGCTCGCCGCCGAAGATCAAAAGCCCAATGCCCAGCGACTCCGCGAATACGGCGACGCCGGTCGCGAGTCGCTGCTGCAGGGGGTGCTGAGCGAAGCACCGATCTATGACGATCTGGAACGCGCCAAACTGGCGGATGAATTGAGCCGGTTTGTGGAGCAGCGTGGGGCGGACAATCTGCTGGTCACGCAGGTGCTGGCCGGCAAAAGCCCCCGCGAACGAGCGGGCGACTTGGTGGCGGCGACCACGCTGGGCGATGTCAAAGTCCGGCAGGCCTTGGTCGATGGGGGGCGTGCCGCGGTGCTGGCCAGCGAAGATCCGCTGATCGGCTTGGCGCTCTTGCTGGAGCCCGAATACCGCAAGCTGCGGAAACGTCGCGAAGAGCTGGAAGAGCAGGAACGGCAAGCTTACGCGGCGATCACCGAAGCCGTAGCGGCCGTCGAAGGCACCGATACTTATCCCGATGCCACCTTCACGCTACGACTGGCCTTTGGCACCGTCAGCGGCTATGAGGAAAACGGGGAAACGATCCACCCCTGGACCGTGATGTCGGGCGCTTACGAGCATGCCCGGCAGCACAAGGGGCAAGAAGATTTTGATCTGCCGGAAAGCTGGATGGATGCGGAAGACCAAGTCGACGGTGATACGCAGCTGAACTTTGTCTGCACCGCGGACATCATCGGCGGCAACAGTGGCAGCCCGGTGGTCAATCGCGAGGGCGAACTGGTGGGCTTGATCTTCGACGGCAATATCCAAAGCCTGACCAGCGACTACCTGTATAGCGACGTGCAGGGACGAGCCGTTTCGGTAGCCGCGGTGGGCATCCGTGAAGCCCTCCGCTCGATCTACAAAGCCCCGGAACTTGCCGACGCCCTGGGACGTTAA
- a CDS encoding HAD-IIA family hydrolase: protein MSVGFLIDMDGVIYRGGELIDGADRFINALLREQIPFIFLTNNSQRARRDVATKLQRMGIFVEEQHIFTCAMATARFLAQKKPNGTAYVIGEGGLLQALHRNGYSIVDHEPDFVVVGEGRTVTLDALEQAVRLIMNGAKLIATNLDPNCPTKNGTRPGCGATVAYLETVTGIKAFSVGKPSPIMMRAARKELGLLTSETVMVGDTMETDILGGAQMGYRTVLTLTGSTRREDLDHFAYAPDAIVESVAEMEDPLAFIRSRLPRGKSEDDTVRLTAMAR, encoded by the coding sequence ATGAGTGTAGGATTTTTAATCGACATGGATGGAGTGATTTACCGCGGCGGCGAGTTAATCGATGGCGCCGATCGCTTCATCAACGCGCTACTGCGGGAGCAGATCCCGTTTATCTTTTTGACCAATAACAGCCAGCGGGCCCGCCGCGACGTGGCCACCAAGCTGCAGCGGATGGGAATCTTTGTGGAAGAGCAACACATCTTTACCTGCGCCATGGCGACCGCCCGGTTCCTGGCTCAGAAGAAACCCAACGGCACGGCTTACGTGATCGGCGAAGGCGGCTTGCTGCAGGCCCTGCACCGCAACGGCTACTCGATCGTCGACCACGAACCCGACTTTGTGGTTGTCGGCGAAGGCCGCACCGTAACGCTGGACGCGCTCGAACAGGCGGTCCGCTTGATCATGAACGGCGCCAAACTGATCGCCACCAATCTGGATCCCAATTGTCCCACCAAGAACGGTACCCGCCCGGGATGTGGGGCCACGGTCGCGTATCTGGAAACCGTCACCGGCATCAAAGCCTTCAGCGTCGGCAAACCCAGCCCGATCATGATGCGAGCCGCACGCAAAGAACTTGGGCTGCTGACTTCGGAAACCGTGATGGTCGGCGATACCATGGAGACCGATATCTTGGGCGGCGCCCAGATGGGCTACCGCACCGTGCTGACGCTGACCGGCAGCACCCGCCGCGAAGACCTGGATCACTTCGCCTACGCTCCCGACGCGATCGTCGAATCGGTGGCTGAAATGGAAGATCCGCTGGCCTTCATTCGCTCGCGGCTGCCGCGAGGCAAATCCGAAGACGACACGGTGCGCCTGACCGCCATGGCCCGCTGA